GACGCATCGCATGAACATCTGTTTGTCGGCACCGCCGACGGGCACGTTGTTCATGTCGGACTGTCAGAGGCCCAGCCGCCTGAGGTGAGGGGTTCCTACGTGGTCGCTGCGCCCACGACGGCAGTCACCATGTTAGGATTTCTCAGTGGTGATCGCAGTCTGGTGGTCATGGCGGCTGACGGGGTCGTGTCAACGTGGGGGCTCGTCCGGCGCGCCGACGCGCCATCGGGCTGGAAGCTCACGCAAATGCATACGTTCCGCTCTCATCCCTCGCCGGTGACCGCATTCGCCCCGTCGCAACGAGTTAAAGGATTTATCACCGGAGATGCGAAGGGAAATGTGTTCCTGCACCACGCCACATCTTCTCAAACATTGTTGCGGCTGACCGTCGGCGAGTTTCCCATTCGTGCCGTCTCATTTGCGCCGAAGGGAGATGGGGTGATCGCTCTGGATGAAGCCGGGCAACTGTCGCTCTATCAGGTCCAGAACCCCTATCCGGAAGTCACATGGGAAACGCTCTTCGGCAAGGTCTGGTATGAGGGGTACGATCAGCCGGCGTATGTCTGGCAATCGTCTTCTGGGTCGGATGATGTGGAACCGAAACTGGGTTTGCTGCCGCTGGCGTTCGGAACTCTTAAGGGAACAATCTATGCCCTGTTCCTTGCCGTCCCGATTGCGATCCTTGCCGCGATCTGCACCTCCCAGTTCATGCATCACGATCTTCGCGCAAAAGTTAAACCGATTATTGAAGTCATGGCGGCCTTGCCGACCGTGGTACTTGGCTTCCTGGCCGGACTCTGGTTAGCGCCTCTGCTGGAGCGCATGCTCCCGGCTCTCGCTGGCATGGTGCTGGTGTTGCCCATGCTTGTCATCACGGCCTCCTTTTTCTGGCACCTCTGTCCCTTGTCGGTTAAACGGCGCCTCTCCCCGGGCAACGAAGCATTGATGTTGATGCCCATTCTGGCGCTCGGGATCGGCGGGTGCCTCTGGGCTCATTCCTTTTTTGAAGTTTGGTGGTTCGACGGAAACATCAAAGCCTGGCTTACGAATCGGCTCGGCATCCAATATGATCAGCGCAACGCCCTGGTCGTCGGCATCGTGATGGGGTTTGCTATCGTGCCGGTGATCTACAGTATTGCCGAGGAGGCGCTCTCCAACGTGCCGAGATCCCACATCGCCGGATCTCTTGCGCTGGGCGCCACCCGTTGGCAAACCGTATGGCATCTGGTGTTGTTATCCGCCAGCCCCGGGATATTTTCCGCTGTGATGATCGGGTTCGGCCGCGCAATCGGAGAAACCATGATTGTGCTGATGGCCACGGGGAATACCCCGATTCTGGATTGGAATTGGGCAAACGGCTTCCGCACCCTGTCGGCCAATATTGCCGTCGAAATTCCGGAGGCGCCGCATGGGGGAAGTCTATACCGGGTGCTGTTCTTGGCCGCGCTCCTGTTGTTCATTGTGACGTTCGTCATCAATTCATTGGCTGAACTCGTTCGCCAGCGGCTCCGGGATAAATATAGTCATGGGTAAACACTCCACGCGCATGAAAAATTTTTGGCGAGGCGGAGAGCTCTTCGTCTGGATGACGGCGTCAGGCGTGGCGATCAGTTTGCTGATGGTAGCCGGGATGCTTGCCCTGATCATGTTCAATGGCCTGGGGCAGTTCTGGCCAAGGACGCTGCAGCAGGTGACGCTGAACACGCAGGAGACGCTGATCGGACAGCTCGTGGGCGAAGAGACAATCCCTCACTCTGGCACGACTGATGCCCGATCGGGACAACGCCGCTTTCGGTATCGCGTCGGCAATCGGGATCAATTCGGCTCCGAGTATCGGTGGATCAACGAAGCCGACATCGTGTCGACGTCTTCTCCAGACGATCTGACGTTCGTGGAGCGGCGCGAATGGGGCCCTGCCTACGGCCGTATCGGCCTGGAGGAAGAAGGCAGCACCGCAACGACTCATGACCAAAGCACCTGGTCTACCATCGTCAGGCTTGTGGATCGAGCAAACCAGCTGCGCCAGCAAATCGAACATCTCGAGCGCGAGGACATCGGATCAATCAACTATCGTATCGAAAAGGCCAGGCTTGCGCGGCAGGCTCTAGTGTTGAAAGGTGGAGTTGCTGCAACCACTGCCGAAGCCGACCGGCGTCTCGTCGATGAGATTGCCGGGCTTGAGCGCGAATACCTCTCCAAGACCCAAGCGTTGGAGCGCTTGCACAAAGAGGCAAGCCAGGACGTGGTGTTCCTCACCCTCTCCACCGGGCGATCGGTGCGTCTGCCGCTCGATCAGATCGTGGCCGTCAGCCGGCCGAACGCGATGAATTGGGTTGAGAAGATGATGGCCTATGTCCGTAATCTGTGGCTCTTTGTTTCAGGCGAACCTCGAGAGGCGAACACGGAGGGCGGGATCTTTCCGGCCATCTTCGGCACGGTCCTGATGGTGTTCTTGATGACGTTGGCGGTCATGCCCTTCGGTGTCATGGCGGCGGTGTATTTACGGGAGTATGCGAAGCAAGGACCGCTCGTCAGGCTGGTCAGGATTGCGGTGAACAACCTGGCCGGGGTGCCCTCGATTGTGTTCGGCGTGTTTGGTTTGGCGTTTTTCGTCTATGCGCTCGGAGGAACCATCGACCAGCTTCTGTTTCCTGAATCCTTGCCGAATCCCACGTTCGGCACGGGCGGGATTCTCTGGGCCTCCCTGACCCTCGCGCTGCTCACGGTTCCTGTGGTGATCGTCGCAACCGAGGAAGGCCTGTCAGCGGTGCCGCGCGATTTTCGCGAGGGGTCGGTGGGCCTGGGCGCTACGAAATTCGAGACGATCCGGCATGTCGTTCTACCCTGCGCCTTGCCGGGAATTCTGACGGGATTGATTCTCGCCATGGCCAGAGCCGCAGGCGAAGTGGCGCCGCTGATGCTGACGGGCGTCGTCAAGTTAGCCCCGGCGCTTCCACTGGACGAGTATCTTCCCTTTCTGCATCTCGAACGAAAGTTCATGCATTTGGGTTTTCATATTTACGACGTGGGATTTCAGTCGCCGAACGTCGAGGCGGCAAAGCCGATGGTGTATATGACTACCTTCATTTTGATTCTGGTAGTGGTGCTGTTGAATCTGGCCGCGGTGATGTTGCGCAATCGCTTACGCAAACGCTTCGCGGCGTCGGCGGTGTGATCACAGGGAGGAGTTCGTATGGAAGTTCACTCAGACAGAGTCACGGCGACGGCGTCAATGGCACCGTTTCGCCCAGCCATCTCCCCGTCCAGAGTCGTGCCATCCCAGCGGGATCTCGGGTTGCCCGTGCAGGCAAAAATCTCGGTGCGCGATCTCGACTTTTATTACGGGCACCGACAGGCTCTGTTTCACGTGGGATTGACGGTGCGGAGCCATTCCGTGACGGCCTTCATCGGCCCTTCCGGTTGCGGAAAATCCACCCTGCTCCGGTGCTTGAATCGCATGAACGACCTGGTGGAAGGCGCGCGAGCGGCAGGCCGTGTGGAACTGGACGGCGTCGATATCTACGATGCAGCCATTGATGTCACGGATCTCCGGAAGCGCGTGGGCATGGTGTTTCAGAAATCGAATCCTTTCCCTAAATCGATCTACGACAATGTGGCCTATGGTCCGCGTCTGCACGGGACGAAAGACAAGCGGTCGTTGGACGAGCTCGTGCAGGACAGCTTGCAAGGAGCGGGTCTCTGGGATGAGGTGAAGGATCGCCTTCAGCACAGCGCCGTCGGACTCTCAGGCGGCCAGCAGCAACGGCTGTGTATCGCCCGCGCCCTGGCGGTGCAACCGGAGGTCATCCTCATGGATGAGCCCTGCTCCGCGCTGGACCCCATTGCGACGGGTAAAATTGAGGAGCTCATCTATAACTTGAAGGATAGGTACACGGTCGTCATTGTGACGCATAATATGCAACAGGCGGCGCGAGTGTCCGATCAGTGCGGGTTTTTTCTCATGGGGGAGTTAGTGGAATTTGGCGACACCAAGACCATTTTCACCACGCCTCGCGACAAACGAACCGAAGATTACATCACCGGGCGATTCGGATAAATCGCGAGAGGAGTTGGCATCATGCAACGACACTTCGATCAAGACCTCGCACATCTCAAGCAGCAGTTGCTCCGCATGGGCGGCCTGGTCGAATCGCAGATTCAGCAGGCCCTGCAGGCGCTGGTGGATCGGGATTCCGATCTGGCGGTCGACGTCATCAAGCAGGATCACGACGTCAATGGGTTGGATGTCGAGATCGACGAATTGTGCGTTCAATTATTGGCTCTTCAGCAACCCACGGCCCGCGACCTGCGATTTGTCACAACCGGGATGAAGATTTCTTCCGAACTGGAACGGATGGGTGATCTGGCCGACAACATCGCCCAGCGCGCATTGGAATTGAACGGCGAGCCCCAGCTCAAACCCTATATCGATATTCCACGCATGGCCAATTGGACCATGCGCATGGTCAAGGAGTGCCTGGACGCCTTCGTGAATTCCGATCCGGTGTTGGCGCGGAAGGTCTGCGCCGACGACGATTTCGTCGATGAGGTGAACGAACAGTTGTTTCGAGAACTGCTCTCCTTTATGCTGGAGGACACGCGCACCATCACGCGCGCGATCCGCCTGACGTTCGTGGCCAAGTCGCTCGAACGTATTGCCGATCACGCCACCAATATTGCGGAACTTGTCGTCTATATGGTTGAAGGCAAGAACATCCGGCACGTCGCTCCTACCGCGAGTTTGTAGATGCCCAAGCTGGCCGTCCTCGATATCGGCACCAATTCCATTCACATGGTGTTAGCCGAGGTCCAGCCGGACTACTCTTATAAAATCCTGGATCGTTTTAAAGATATGACGCGCCTGGGCGACGGGGTCTTCACGTCCCGGCGCCTGTCGGACCAGGCCATGATGCGAGGGTTGGAAGTGATCCGGACACTCGTGACCCTGGCCCGGAACAAGGGATACGAGCAGATTGAAGGCGTCGCGACCAGCGCGGTGCGGGAGGCGCGAAACGGCGGCGAGTTTTTAGATCACGTCCTACAGCAAACCGGCCTGACCGTGCGCGTCATTACAGGCGCGGAAGAAGCACGGTTGATTTTTCTTGGCGTGCAGAACAGCGTGGCCCTGCCTGAGCAGCCGACGTTGGTCATTGATATCGGCGGCGGCTCGGTCGAGGTGATCGTTGGGAACCGCGAGGCCATTTTTCAGGCCAGGAGTCTCAAGCTTGGCGCGATCCGGTTAAAAGATCTCTACCTGTCCAAAACGCCGCCGTCGAAGACGATGCTCCGGGAATTGGAAGCCGCCGTGACCGTTCAACTGAAGAATGCCTTGGGTTCGTACAAGACCAAGCGGGTGGAACAGATCATCGCGACGTCCGGCATGGCGGGAAACCTGGCGGAGGTCATCCATCTGCAACGCACCGGCCGGCCGCTTCCGCAGCTCAATCTGGCCAAGGTGTCGGCAAAGGACATCGCTGCCGTCGAAAAGCGCCTGGCCGAGGCCTCCTTGAAGACGCGTCTGGCCATGCCGGGACTTGATCCCAAGCGTGTGGATACCCTGCTCCCGGCCGCCATGGTGTTCAGGATCCTGCTTGAGGTATTACAGAAGTCCGAACTCACCATCTGCGATAAGGCCATCCGCGAAGGCATTATTTACGATTTCATTCAACGGCATCACGAACGTATCCAGGCGGAACGGGATATTCCCGACGTTCGTAGACGGAACATCCTGGCCCTCGCCCATCGATGCCATGTCTCCGAGACCCATGCCCTCCACGTCGCGGGATTGGCCTTGCGCCTCTTTGATCAGACGAAGGCGTTGCATGGATTCGGGCAACGGGAACGCGAGTGGCTGGAATGTGCCGCGATCCTGCATGATATCGGGTATCTCATCAACTCACGGCAACATCACAAACATGCCTATTACCTGATCAAGAACAGCGATCTCTCGGGGTTTACCGCTGAGGAAATCGATCTGATCGCGAATGTCGCCCGGTACCATCGGCGCTCGGTTCCCACCCGCAAGCATGATGAATTTACGGCCTTGCCGGAAGGCTCTCAGCGCGTCATCAATGTCCTGTCGGCGCTGCTGCGAATCGCGGACGGATTGGACCGAAGCCAGTTTTCAGTCGTGCAGAGTATCGATGTCAAGCTCGGGAAAACCGTGGTCATTACCGCGCAGGTCTCAGGTGATGCTGAACTGGAAATTTGGGCGGCGCGCGGCCGCAGCGATCTGTTTGAGAAAGTCTTCAAGCGGCCGCTGCAGTTTATTACGACTACCCGGGATGACGAGGCATCCTGATTCGGGATCGCTGGTAACGCCCTGCCCTTTCTGTGCCGGCCGGCGTGCGCCGCATCATCGACGGGATATCATCGTTTGCCTGAGCAGCAGTCTCCGCGCCGATGCGCAGGTTCATGCAAGTGCGCGTAACTGAGATGCCGTGAGCCACCAATCAAGCCGGCCTCTTGCCGGACGTACGGATCCTTCGAGATGAAGAAGGCAGGCGCCTGCCTTCTTAAGCGAGAACCCTTTGCAAGGCTTACCCGTGAGGAGAATTCCGGCCGTCGCGCTCAGGTGCGGCTCGTGGCCTACACACAATACGACCCCGTCGGACGGCAGTGTATTGAGCAGGGAAATCAGCGCGCGCGGGGCGACCTCGGGCTTGAGTTCCGGGCAGATCCGTAGCGGTGGCGTTGCGGGAATCAACGATGTGAAGAT
The window above is part of the Nitrospira sp. CR1.1 genome. Proteins encoded here:
- a CDS encoding phosphate ABC transporter ATP-binding protein; the protein is MPVQAKISVRDLDFYYGHRQALFHVGLTVRSHSVTAFIGPSGCGKSTLLRCLNRMNDLVEGARAAGRVELDGVDIYDAAIDVTDLRKRVGMVFQKSNPFPKSIYDNVAYGPRLHGTKDKRSLDELVQDSLQGAGLWDEVKDRLQHSAVGLSGGQQQRLCIARALAVQPEVILMDEPCSALDPIATGKIEELIYNLKDRYTVVIVTHNMQQAARVSDQCGFFLMGELVEFGDTKTIFTTPRDKRTEDYITGRFG
- a CDS encoding HD domain-containing protein, giving the protein MPKLAVLDIGTNSIHMVLAEVQPDYSYKILDRFKDMTRLGDGVFTSRRLSDQAMMRGLEVIRTLVTLARNKGYEQIEGVATSAVREARNGGEFLDHVLQQTGLTVRVITGAEEARLIFLGVQNSVALPEQPTLVIDIGGGSVEVIVGNREAIFQARSLKLGAIRLKDLYLSKTPPSKTMLRELEAAVTVQLKNALGSYKTKRVEQIIATSGMAGNLAEVIHLQRTGRPLPQLNLAKVSAKDIAAVEKRLAEASLKTRLAMPGLDPKRVDTLLPAAMVFRILLEVLQKSELTICDKAIREGIIYDFIQRHHERIQAERDIPDVRRRNILALAHRCHVSETHALHVAGLALRLFDQTKALHGFGQREREWLECAAILHDIGYLINSRQHHKHAYYLIKNSDLSGFTAEEIDLIANVARYHRRSVPTRKHDEFTALPEGSQRVINVLSALLRIADGLDRSQFSVVQSIDVKLGKTVVITAQVSGDAELEIWAARGRSDLFEKVFKRPLQFITTTRDDEAS
- the phoU gene encoding phosphate signaling complex protein PhoU, which translates into the protein MQRHFDQDLAHLKQQLLRMGGLVESQIQQALQALVDRDSDLAVDVIKQDHDVNGLDVEIDELCVQLLALQQPTARDLRFVTTGMKISSELERMGDLADNIAQRALELNGEPQLKPYIDIPRMANWTMRMVKECLDAFVNSDPVLARKVCADDDFVDEVNEQLFRELLSFMLEDTRTITRAIRLTFVAKSLERIADHATNIAELVVYMVEGKNIRHVAPTASL
- a CDS encoding ABC transporter permease subunit — encoded protein: MKTNPLRYFFAPVRVRSLIDRVARAVITVGGLATIVSILGMFFFLFREVTPLFTAPSAKLSQRLNVPALLADEGPAQVAVDEHREIAQIFTSGAIQFFDLASGRPILVETPAQLTSRQVTAMASGGGHTSRLAVGTADGELIVLKIGTMTEFSEQGERRKRPQIHAGPPIPVAKSPIVRLAYRSNDQGSLLALATKAGRLFLARIAPDDPGGADMVITELPQPPSAVTSLALDASHEHLFVGTADGHVVHVGLSEAQPPEVRGSYVVAAPTTAVTMLGFLSGDRSLVVMAADGVVSTWGLVRRADAPSGWKLTQMHTFRSHPSPVTAFAPSQRVKGFITGDAKGNVFLHHATSSQTLLRLTVGEFPIRAVSFAPKGDGVIALDEAGQLSLYQVQNPYPEVTWETLFGKVWYEGYDQPAYVWQSSSGSDDVEPKLGLLPLAFGTLKGTIYALFLAVPIAILAAICTSQFMHHDLRAKVKPIIEVMAALPTVVLGFLAGLWLAPLLERMLPALAGMVLVLPMLVITASFFWHLCPLSVKRRLSPGNEALMLMPILALGIGGCLWAHSFFEVWWFDGNIKAWLTNRLGIQYDQRNALVVGIVMGFAIVPVIYSIAEEALSNVPRSHIAGSLALGATRWQTVWHLVLLSASPGIFSAVMIGFGRAIGETMIVLMATGNTPILDWNWANGFRTLSANIAVEIPEAPHGGSLYRVLFLAALLLFIVTFVINSLAELVRQRLRDKYSHG
- a CDS encoding phosphohistidine phosphatase SixA gives rise to the protein MLMDCLLFRHGIAYDREDWRGNDHDRPLTEKGLVRARQSIKGLLTLGLIPTHILSSPLTRALETARIFTSLIPATPPLRICPELKPEVAPRALISLLNTLPSDGVVLCVGHEPHLSATAGILLTGKPCKGFSLKKAGACLLHLEGSVRPARGRLDWWLTASQLRALA
- the pstA gene encoding phosphate ABC transporter permease PstA, coding for MKNFWRGGELFVWMTASGVAISLLMVAGMLALIMFNGLGQFWPRTLQQVTLNTQETLIGQLVGEETIPHSGTTDARSGQRRFRYRVGNRDQFGSEYRWINEADIVSTSSPDDLTFVERREWGPAYGRIGLEEEGSTATTHDQSTWSTIVRLVDRANQLRQQIEHLEREDIGSINYRIEKARLARQALVLKGGVAATTAEADRRLVDEIAGLEREYLSKTQALERLHKEASQDVVFLTLSTGRSVRLPLDQIVAVSRPNAMNWVEKMMAYVRNLWLFVSGEPREANTEGGIFPAIFGTVLMVFLMTLAVMPFGVMAAVYLREYAKQGPLVRLVRIAVNNLAGVPSIVFGVFGLAFFVYALGGTIDQLLFPESLPNPTFGTGGILWASLTLALLTVPVVIVATEEGLSAVPRDFREGSVGLGATKFETIRHVVLPCALPGILTGLILAMARAAGEVAPLMLTGVVKLAPALPLDEYLPFLHLERKFMHLGFHIYDVGFQSPNVEAAKPMVYMTTFILILVVVLLNLAAVMLRNRLRKRFAASAV